The Streptomyces kanamyceticus DNA segment GCGTCTGGGCCACCAGGCCGGGGCCGCGCTGCTCGACGGCCAAGTACCAGGTGCCGGGCGCCAGTTCGGCGATCGGCGTGGGCGAGCCGTCCTCCGCGTACAGCGGACGCGGCACCGGCACGGCGAACCAGAACGGCGAGAAGTCACCGGCGGGCGCCTGCGCCTGCGCGGGCGGCGGGGTCTGCCCGGCCTGCGGCTGCGGCTGGCCGCCGAAGGACTGACCGCCCTGCGGCTGACCGGGGCCCGGCTGACCGGGCTGGCCGCCGTACGGAGTGCCCTGCTGCGGGGCGCCCGCACCCGGGTAGCCGTAGCCGCCCTGGGGCTGGCCGCCGTAGGGCTGCGGGGTCATCGGGCGCGGGGCGCCCATGAGGGGGGCCTTCAGGGCCGGGACGATCAGCGAGGTGACCGCGGCGGCCGCGAGCACCAGGGCGGCGATCATGCCGAGGATGAGGCCGACACCGGCGTCGGGACCGCTGGAGCGGCCGAGGGCGCTGTCGAAGAAGAAGCCGTAGGACTGGTCGACGTCGAAGATCGCGCCGAGCGAGCTCCACGCCGAGGCGATGGCGAAGGCCACACCGAGCTGACCGAGGTCCAGGCCCACGACCTTGGTCGGCTGCGGCAGCGCGCGGCCGACGACGATGAGCGCCGCACCGATGATGCCCAGCAGGTAGACGCTCATCAGGAGGTTGCCGTTTTCCCAGGCGTTCGGCAGCTTGGAGCTGTCGCCGCCATCGGCGTCAATGGTCTTGAGGAACGAGGCGATGAAGAGCAACACCGCTGCTCCGATCACCACGCCGTCGCCTCGAGTGAGGGAGCGGAAATTCACTTCAGGTCCTTCGTCAGTCGTCTCGTCAGTGGAGGCGTCGCTGTCGCCGTAGTCGCGGTTGTGTCGCGGTGCGCGAAGCGCGGGGGTGGCCCCTCATCGTATGGAGGACAATATCGTTCGGACGGCCGGGGTGTCTGCTCGGGATAAAGACGTCCACGTTTCGATCACGGGGGACCCGCACGGCCTACCCGCGGAGGAATCCCGCGATTCCGTCAGAGATCCCCTGCGCCGCCTTCTGCCGCCACGCGCCGCTCGTGAGCAGCGCCGCGTCCTTCGCGTCCCGCATGTTGCCGCACTCGATGAACACCTTGGGGACGGTGGAGAGATTCAGGCCGCCGAGGTCCTTGCGGGTGTCGAGTCCCGTGCCGCCGCCGACGTAGTTGGAGGGGGCGCTGCCCGTGGCGCGCAGGAAGGTGCCCGCGATGCGTTCGCCCAACTCCTTGGAGGGCGCCACGATCGGGGTGGTGTCGGCAGAGCCGCCCTTCACCTTCCCGGGCATGATCACGTGGAAGCCGCGGTTCCCGGCGCCCGAGCCGTCGGCGTGGACGGAGACCACCGCGTCCGCGTGGAGCTTGTTGCCGATCTTCGCGCGTTCGTCGACGCACGGGCCCCAGGGGCGGTCGCCGTCCTGGGTGAACTCGACCGTGGCGCCCTGCTTCTCCAGGAGGGTGCGCAGGCGGCGGGAGACGTCCAGGGTGAACTTGGCCTCGGTGTAACCGGCGTTGGTGGACGTGCCGGTGGTGTCGCACTCCTTGCGGTTCGTCCCGATGTCGACCTTGCGGTTGATCTCGGCCGTGTGCCGGAAGTTGCCCGAGTTGTGGCCGGGGTCGACGACGACGATCTTGCCCTTGAGCGGTCCTTCGGAGGCGGGGCGACGGGCGGGCGGCTTCGTAGTCGAATCGTTGTCGTCGCCCTTGCCGTCGGCCTTGCCGTCACCACCCTTTCCGTCCCCCTTTCCACTCTCCTTGTCGGACTTGTGTGGCTCGGGGTGCGAGGAGGAGGACGAGCCGGACCCGGACTCCGATGGCGTGCCCTGCTGCGACGAGCTGCTCGACGCGGGCAGCGACCGGTCGGGGCCGCCGTCGTCGGAGCCGCCCGTGGCCTGGTAGACCAGCCAGCCCGCCAGGCACGTCGGCACCAGCGCGGCCACCGTCATGGTCAGCGGGCGCCTGCCGAAGCGGCGCCTCGGCGGCGGGGAGGGATCGAATTCCGGACCTACGTACGACACGAGGGCGAGCCTATCCGGGAGGTCAGGTCCCCGCTCCTGTTCGGCGCAGCACGCGCAGCGAGTCCACCGCCGCGACCTCGGTGAACGCGCCGGACTCCAGGGCCCTGAGGTAGACGCGGTACGGAGCCTGGCCGGTCATGATGTCGACCGGGTCGGGGAAGACGTCGTGGATGACGAGGAGGCCGCCGTCGGCGAGGTGCGGGGCCCACCCCTCGTAGTCGCCCGTGGCGTGCTCGTCGGTGTGGCCGCCGTCGATGAACACGAACCCGAGGGGGCCGCCCCACGCCTTCGCCACCTGCGGCGAGCGGCCGACGATCGCGATCACGTGGTCTTCGAGGCCCGCCGCGTGCAGGGTGCGGCGGAAGGTGGGCAGCGTGTCCATCCGGCCGACCTCGGGGTCCACCGTCTCCGGGTCGTGGTACTCCCAGCCGGGCTGCTGCTCCTCGCTGCCGCGGTGGTGGTCCACGGTGATCGCGCTCACCCCGGCGCGCCGGGCGGCGTCGGCGAGCAGGATCGTGGAGCGGCCGCAGTACGTGCCGACTTCGAGGAGGGGCAGCCCGAGCGTGGCGGCCTCCGTGGCGGCCGCGTAGAGCGCGAGCCCTTCGCCCTTGGGCATGAAGCCCTTGGCGGCCTCAAAGGCGGCGACGATCTCCGGCTCGGGCGCGATGGCCACGGGGTGCTCCTGGGCGTGTGGGTGGGTGGGCGCCCCATGATGCATGGCGCGCCCACCGGCGGAGGGAAGGGGGGTGTGCCGGGGTGCGCCCCTGCGGGCCCGCTGTGGCTGAGCGCGCAGTTCCCCGCGCCCCTACGGGGCACGTCCCCGCCGGTCCGACGGAGGGGGCGCCCCGGAAGGGGCGCGAGAAACGGCGCGCCCAGCCACAACCGCCCCGCGGTTGCCCCGCAAGGGGCGCGGGGAACGGCGCGCTCAGCCACAAACCGGCCCGCGGTTGCCCCGTAAGGGGCGCGGGGAACGGCGCGCTCAGCCACAAACCGCCCCGCAGCTACCCCGTAAGGGGCGCGGGGAACTGCGCGACCAGCCACAACCGGCCCGCGGTTACCACTCAGGCAGGCACATCACTCCCGCCCCCCGCAGGGGATCCGGCCGGGGATCCCACCCCAGCCAACGCCAAGTCAACCCGCACCGCCCGCTCGTCCCCGGGATGCGCCGCCGCAGACGCATGCGGCGCGTGCCCGGACGCGGTGGCCGCGAGGACGTACGACCCGTCGGCGGGAACGGCGAGGGAGTAGCGGCCCTCGGAATCGGTGAGGGCAGCCCCCGCCTGCTTGCCGCGCCGGTCGATCAGCGTCACCTTGGCCCGCGCGAGCGGCCCCCCGTCCGCGCCGTGGACCTGACCGTGGAAGCCCGCGAGGACCTCCGTGGCGCGCTCCAGGTTGGCGTCCTCCTCGCTGCTCGCGCGCAGCTGCGGCTTGGTCGAGCGGCGCGGCGAGGGGAGGAAGAGGGCGAAGAGCAGGCCGACCGCGACCGCGCCCGTGGCGATCAGGAACGAGACGCGGAAGCCGTGCAGGGTGGGTACGTCGACGCCGCCGACGTGGTTCGCCGTGTTGGCGAGGACCATGCCGATGACGGCGCTGGACACGGACGTGCCGATGGAGCGCATCAGGGTGTTGAGGCCGTTGGCCGCGCCGGTCTCGGACGGGTCGACCGCGCCGATGATCAGGGCGGGCAGCGAGGAGTAGGCGAGCCCGATGCCCGCGCCGACGACCACCGAGATGACGATGGTCTGCCAGGCGGCGCTCATCAGGCCGAGGCCCGCGCCGTAGCCGATGGCGATGATCAGCATGCCGAGGATGAGGGTGGTCTTCGGGCCGTACTTCGCCGAGAGGCGGGCGTAGACCGGGGCCGTGAACATCATCGTCAGGCCGAGCGGGGCCACGCACAGGCCCGCGACGACCATCGACTGGCCGAGCCCGTAGCCGGTGGCCTTCGGCAGCTGGAGGAGCTGCGGCAGGACCAGCGAGATCGCGTAGAAGGCGACGCCGACCATGATCGAGGCGAGGTTGGTGAGCAGCACCTCGCGCCGTGCGGTGGTGCGCAGGTCCACCAGCGGGGCCTTCATGCGCAGCTCCATCACGCCCCACAGGACGAGCACGACGGCCGAGGCGCCGAACAGGCCGAGCGTGGTGCCCGAGCTCCAGCCCCAGTCGCTGCCCTTGGTGATGGGGAGCAGGAAGAGGACGAGCCCGGCGGAGAGGCCGATCGCGCCGAGCACGTCGAAGCTGCCCTGGGCGCGCAGCGGGCTCTCCGGCACGAAGAGGACGGTGAGGACCATGGCGAGTACGCCGAGTCCGGCGGCGCCGAAGAACAGCGCGTGCCAGTCGGCGTGCTGCGCGGTCAGGGCGGCGAGCGGCAGCGCGAGACCGCCGCCGACGCCGATGGACGAGCTCATCAGGGCCATCGCGGAGCCGAGCTTCTCGCGCGGCAGCATGTCGCGCATCAGGCCGATGCCGAGCGGGATGGCGCCCATCGCGAAGCCCTGCAGCGCGCGACCGACGATCATCACTACGAGATCGTCGGTGAATCCGCAGATCAGCGAGCCGACGACCATCACGGCGAGGCTGCTGAGCAGCATCCGGCGCTTGCCGAAGAGGTCGCCGAGGCGCCCCATGATCGGGGTGGACACGGCACCGGCGAGCAGGGTCGAGGTCATGACCCAGGTGGCGTTCGAGGGCGCGGTGCTCAGCAGGGTCGGCAGGTCCTTGATGACCGGCACGAGCAGGGTCTGCATGACCGCGACGACGATGCCTGAGAAGGCGAGTACGGGGACGACTCCGCGTATGCCGCGTGGTGAGGTCGCGGTCATCGACATTGCGTGGGGCCTCCGGGCGGAAGGTGGTGCGTGGCAGGGGTACGTGTAGGCCGAACCCGTTACCCAGGGCGACTATTCCGACCTTTGGCGTACCCGGCGAACTCTTGACCTTTTGTTAACCGCTTCATCATCCGGCGCCCGAAGCGGTCACGGAACTTCAGCAGCCGCCGAACCGGAGCGGTCACGGAAGACGACCCGTATCTGACCTTCCGTCAGATTGAAACGTGTTCTAGTCTGGCCGCCGTCCCGGCAGCTGCTACCGGCGAGGATGCGCATGGGGATCGGAATCACGCAGGAACAAAGGGAGTTGGCCTCGGCCGTGCGCGGCTGGATCGCGCGGGCGGCGCCGCCCGAGGAGACGCGGGTGTTGCTCGACGAGCCCCGTAAAGGGCGCGGGGAACTGCGCGACGAGCCCCCACCGGCCCGCGGGTCCGCGACCGCGCTTCCGGCAGGGCGCTCGGACGGGCTGCCGGAAGAGGCGGGCAAGCCGCTCGACGCGCCGCCCGGCGGCGTCCCCCGCCCTGCCCACTGGACCGGCCTCGCCGAGCAAGGACTGCTGGGGGTCCACCTGCCAGAGGCATGCCGTGGCGGAGGCGGCGGCCTCGTCGATCTCGCCGTCGTCCTGGAAGAGGCGGCACACGCCGCGCTCCCCGGCCCGTACGCCGCGAGCTCCCTCGCCTCCGCCGTCCTGCACCGCGCGGGCGCCCACGCGCTCGCCGCACTCCTCGCCGACGGCACCCGCATCGGCGCCGTCGCCCTAGGCCCCGGCACGCTCACCGCCGTCAGCGTCCCGGACGGCTACGTCCTGGACGGCACCGCGCCGCCCGTGCTCTCAGGAGCCGACGCCGATCTGCTCGTCCTGGCCGCCGCGTCCGCCGCGGGCCCGGTCTGGCTCGCCGTCGACGCCGACGCGCTGACCGTACGTACGCACGAGAGCGCCGATCCGACCCGGCCGACCGCCGAGGTGAGCGCGCGGGCCGCGCACGTACCGGCCGGGCGGCTGCTCGCCCTGGACGTGGCGACCGTGCGCGACCTGGCCGCCGTCGTGCTCGCCGCCGACGCCTGCGGCACCGCGGCCTGGGCGCTGCACGCCGCGGCCGAACACGCCAAGGTGCGCGAGCAGTTCGGGCGGCCCATCGGGCAGTTCCAGGGCGTCAAGCACCTCTGCGCCGACATGCTGGTCCGCGTCGAGCAGGCCCGCGCGCTTGCCTGGGACGCGGCCCGCGCGGCCGACGAGCCCGGACTGCCGGACGACGTGCGCGGCCTCGTCGCCGCCCTCGCCGCCGCCACCGCCCTGGACGCCGCCTACTCCTGCGCCAAGGACTGCGTGCAGATCCTCGGCGGCATCGGCTTCACCTGGGAGCACGACGCACACCGATACCTGCGCAGGGCGGTCGTGGCGCGCCAGCTGCTCGGCGCCGGTGACACGCACCGGCAGCGGGCCGTGCGGCTCGCCGAGGGCGGTGCGCGCAGGGAGCTGCGCCTCGCGCTGCCGCGCGAGGCGGAGGCGTACCGCGCGCAGGCCCGCGAGGTGATCGCCGGGGCCCGCGGACTCGACCCCGCGGCGGCCCGCAAGGCACTCGCGCCCACCGGCTACGCGGCCCCGCACCTGCCCGAGCCGTACGGCCTCGGCGCGGGACCCGTCCAACAGCTCGCCGTCCAGGAGGAGTTGGCGGCGGCAGGGGTCAAGCTCAGCGAGCTCGGCATCGCGACCTGGGTGGTCCCCTCCCTCCTCGCGTACGGCACGGAAGAACAGCGGGCACGCTTCCTCGCGCCCACCCTGCGCGGCGAGTTGCTCTGGTGCCAGCTCTTCAGCGAGCCGGAAGCGGGCTCCGACCTCGCCTCGCTGCGCACGAAGGCCGAACGCGTCGAAGGGGGCTGGCGCGTCAACGGCCAGAAGGTGTGGACGAGCGCGGCCCAGTGGGCCGACTTCGGCATCCTGCTCGCCCGCACGAACCCGGACGCGCCCAAGCACAAGGGCCTCACCTACTTCCTCGTAGACATGAAGGCGGCGAGCTCCGCGGGGGGTGCGGGGATCGACATCCGCCCGCTCAAGGAGATCACCGGCGACTCCCTCTTCAACGAGGTGTACTTCGACGACGTCCTGCTCCCCGAGGACGCCGTGGTCGGCCGGGTCGACGACGGCTGGCGGGTGGCCCGCGAC contains these protein-coding regions:
- a CDS encoding N-acetylmuramoyl-L-alanine amidase, which codes for MSYVGPEFDPSPPPRRRFGRRPLTMTVAALVPTCLAGWLVYQATGGSDDGGPDRSLPASSSSSQQGTPSESGSGSSSSSHPEPHKSDKESGKGDGKGGDGKADGKGDDNDSTTKPPARRPASEGPLKGKIVVVDPGHNSGNFRHTAEINRKVDIGTNRKECDTTGTSTNAGYTEAKFTLDVSRRLRTLLEKQGATVEFTQDGDRPWGPCVDERAKIGNKLHADAVVSVHADGSGAGNRGFHVIMPGKVKGGSADTTPIVAPSKELGERIAGTFLRATGSAPSNYVGGGTGLDTRKDLGGLNLSTVPKVFIECGNMRDAKDAALLTSGAWRQKAAQGISDGIAGFLRG
- a CDS encoding class I SAM-dependent methyltransferase; this translates as MAIAPEPEIVAAFEAAKGFMPKGEGLALYAAATEAATLGLPLLEVGTYCGRSTILLADAARRAGVSAITVDHHRGSEEQQPGWEYHDPETVDPEVGRMDTLPTFRRTLHAAGLEDHVIAIVGRSPQVAKAWGGPLGFVFIDGGHTDEHATGDYEGWAPHLADGGLLVIHDVFPDPVDIMTGQAPYRVYLRALESGAFTEVAAVDSLRVLRRTGAGT
- a CDS encoding MFS transporter, translating into MSMTATSPRGIRGVVPVLAFSGIVVAVMQTLLVPVIKDLPTLLSTAPSNATWVMTSTLLAGAVSTPIMGRLGDLFGKRRMLLSSLAVMVVGSLICGFTDDLVVMIVGRALQGFAMGAIPLGIGLMRDMLPREKLGSAMALMSSSIGVGGGLALPLAALTAQHADWHALFFGAAGLGVLAMVLTVLFVPESPLRAQGSFDVLGAIGLSAGLVLFLLPITKGSDWGWSSGTTLGLFGASAVVLVLWGVMELRMKAPLVDLRTTARREVLLTNLASIMVGVAFYAISLVLPQLLQLPKATGYGLGQSMVVAGLCVAPLGLTMMFTAPVYARLSAKYGPKTTLILGMLIIAIGYGAGLGLMSAAWQTIVISVVVGAGIGLAYSSLPALIIGAVDPSETGAANGLNTLMRSIGTSVSSAVIGMVLANTANHVGGVDVPTLHGFRVSFLIATGAVAVGLLFALFLPSPRRSTKPQLRASSEEDANLERATEVLAGFHGQVHGADGGPLARAKVTLIDRRGKQAGAALTDSEGRYSLAVPADGSYVLAATASGHAPHASAAAHPGDERAVRVDLALAGVGSPAGSPAGGGSDVPA
- a CDS encoding acyl-CoA dehydrogenase yields the protein MGIGITQEQRELASAVRGWIARAAPPEETRVLLDEPRKGRGELRDEPPPARGSATALPAGRSDGLPEEAGKPLDAPPGGVPRPAHWTGLAEQGLLGVHLPEACRGGGGGLVDLAVVLEEAAHAALPGPYAASSLASAVLHRAGAHALAALLADGTRIGAVALGPGTLTAVSVPDGYVLDGTAPPVLSGADADLLVLAAASAAGPVWLAVDADALTVRTHESADPTRPTAEVSARAAHVPAGRLLALDVATVRDLAAVVLAADACGTAAWALHAAAEHAKVREQFGRPIGQFQGVKHLCADMLVRVEQARALAWDAARAADEPGLPDDVRGLVAALAAATALDAAYSCAKDCVQILGGIGFTWEHDAHRYLRRAVVARQLLGAGDTHRQRAVRLAEGGARRELRLALPREAEAYRAQAREVIAGARGLDPAAARKALAPTGYAAPHLPEPYGLGAGPVQQLAVQEELAAAGVKLSELGIATWVVPSLLAYGTEEQRARFLAPTLRGELLWCQLFSEPEAGSDLASLRTKAERVEGGWRVNGQKVWTSAAQWADFGILLARTNPDAPKHKGLTYFLVDMKAASSAGGAGIDIRPLKEITGDSLFNEVYFDDVLLPEDAVVGRVDDGWRVARDTLGNERVHMADQLTFDTGLEALIARAADLDGACRARIGALAAEAHALACIGLRTTSRQVAGAEPGAGASVRKLVQTPHQQKVAELALELLGPAGAVREGAAERALHGFLMSRCLTIAGGTTQVQLNVVAERILGLPRD